Genomic DNA from Sceloporus undulatus isolate JIND9_A2432 ecotype Alabama unplaced genomic scaffold, SceUnd_v1.1 scaffold_19650, whole genome shotgun sequence:
CCCCCTTCCTCCGTCGACAAGGAATCAGCTCGTCCTGACCGGGCCCAGCTGCTCCGGGTCTTCAGGGTCTTCCCCAAAAGTCCGTCGTGGCTCCAGGCTTTGAAGAGGGAACCAGACCGGACAGAAAACGGCGACCGGCCAAGACGCGGAGAGCTAAAAGGCGAAGACTCAGTGGAGGAGGCCGTGTCGCTATCCCAGGCCCCCTGCCGCCTCCTGGTCAGGAGAACTGGATGGATGCCCATGGGGCTAGTGGAGGCCAGTTCTCGGCCACTGTAACTGCTGGCCCGGGATCGGGGTAGGGAGAGTCCAGACCCGGAGGAGTTGCAATGCAAAGGACCCTCACTGTGGAAGATGGACTCCTTCCTCCGGGTATGGGGACTTTCCAAAAGGGTACAGAAGCCGTAGGAAGTCTGGGCCTTGGGGAAGTGGGGCAAAGACAAGGCCGCCTGTGACTGGGGGTCCGAATTGGTGccgccttcttcctcctcttcctcctccaagccagagatctcctcCACGCTTTCCACCTGGATGAGATGGGGCAGGAATAAGCTGGCGTTGTTATTCATCCCACTAATGTGGTCAGGTGCCAACGCCGCATGCTGCAAGCACGGCTCTGTGAGACAGCGGTGAGGAAGGAAAGCCGCTCCAGGGCTCTTCATCGGTGGAGGTGTCGCAAGCCGTGGGGGGATGCAAAACT
This window encodes:
- the LOC121918612 gene encoding C2 calcium-dependent domain-containing protein 4C-like, whose translation is MWLLDKVRSSPGDASPQGLSFLSLPSDKSTPPASAFSNILTPDRIPEFCIPPRLATPPPMKSPGAAFLPHRCLTEPCLQHAALAPDHISGMNNNASLFLPHLIQVESVEEISGLEEEEEEEGGTNSDPQSQAALSLPHFPKAQTSYGFCTLLESPHTRRKESIFHSEGPLHCNSSGSGLSLPRSRASSYSGRELASTSPMGIHPVLLTRRRQGAWDSDTASSTESSPFSSPRLGRSPFSVRSGSLFKAWSHDGLLGKTLKTRSSWARSGRADSLSTEE